One stretch of Natranaerovirga pectinivora DNA includes these proteins:
- a CDS encoding PepSY domain-containing protein translates to MADNNWNNNDNWNNNNWEDNNDWDNNNIWNNNENWDNDWDDNNNWDLDNDIISIERAIQIARDHVQGQVFKAELFPDEDMFIYEVIVLTPYEVYIVDINATTGVILDVQNIENIQM, encoded by the coding sequence ATGGCAGACAACAACTGGAATAACAATGATAATTGGAACAATAATAACTGGGAAGATAATAACGACTGGGACAACAACAATATTTGGAACAATAACGAAAATTGGGATAATGACTGGGACGACAATAACAATTGGGATCTAGACAATGATATAATATCTATTGAAAGAGCCATTCAAATTGCTAGAGACCATGTCCAAGGTCAAGTATTCAAGGCTGAATTATTCCCTGATGAGGATATGTTCATTTATGAAGTTATTGTACTTACGCCTTACGAGGTGTATATTGTTGATATTAATGCTACTACCGGCGTTATTTTAGACGTTCAAAATATTGAAAATATCCAAATGTAA
- a CDS encoding exonuclease domain-containing protein, protein MYYLIFDLEFNQAFGEALKNPKNEKCPFEIIQIGAYKLDEALQEVGTFDAIIKPTLYPKMHPFIGELTNIKQEQLDMAKPFKEIFQDFLEFIGDTENIYCVWGMGDLKELYRNVIFHGFKKEFHIERYINIQRYASKHFQLPSGNLIGLRNAVEFLNIPIDKSLHDAFNDAYFTKEVFKILEINKMKPKIYSYNLTKTTIKRKPKKKINYKGLIAQFEKMYDREISEEEKAIIILAFKMGMTGQFQKIDKPK, encoded by the coding sequence ATGTACTATCTAATATTTGATCTAGAGTTTAATCAAGCTTTTGGTGAGGCTCTTAAAAATCCTAAAAATGAAAAGTGTCCTTTTGAAATCATTCAAATTGGTGCTTATAAACTTGATGAGGCTCTACAGGAAGTAGGTACATTTGATGCCATTATCAAGCCTACATTATACCCTAAAATGCATCCATTTATTGGGGAGCTAACAAATATAAAACAAGAACAACTGGATATGGCAAAGCCGTTTAAGGAAATTTTTCAAGACTTTTTAGAGTTTATTGGTGATACAGAGAATATTTATTGTGTTTGGGGTATGGGGGATTTAAAAGAATTGTATAGAAATGTTATTTTTCATGGCTTTAAGAAGGAATTCCATATTGAAAGATACATTAATATTCAAAGATATGCTTCTAAACATTTTCAATTACCTTCAGGCAACTTAATTGGGCTAAGAAATGCCGTTGAATTTTTAAATATACCAATTGATAAATCATTACATGATGCGTTTAATGATGCCTATTTTACAAAAGAAGTTTTTAAAATATTAGAAATTAATAAAATGAAGCCAAAGATTTATAGTTATAATTTAACTAAAACAACTATTAAAAGAAAACCAAAAAAGAAAATCAATTACAAAGGGCTTATTGCTCAATTTGAAAAAATGTATGACCGAGAAATTTCTGAGGAAGAAAAAGCAATAATTATACTTGCTTTTAAGATGGGTATGACAGGACAATTTCAAAAAATTGATAAACCAAAATAA
- a CDS encoding C-GCAxxG-C-C family protein, with protein sequence MGDRVKEAIELFEKGFSCSQSVFTAYSDLFGLDKDIALKLSNGFGGGIARRQEICGAVTGAVMLIGLKEGKIIPSDTVAHEKTYEMINCFCQKFIEKNNSLNCSELLGCDLALASEKRLFATMCKGYVQDAAEIINNLLDE encoded by the coding sequence ATGGGCGATAGAGTAAAAGAAGCCATAGAATTATTTGAAAAGGGTTTTAGTTGTTCACAATCTGTTTTTACAGCATATTCTGATTTGTTTGGATTGGATAAAGATATAGCCCTTAAATTAAGCAATGGATTTGGTGGTGGGATAGCAAGACGGCAAGAAATTTGTGGCGCTGTAACAGGGGCGGTAATGCTCATTGGCCTAAAAGAAGGAAAAATCATACCTTCTGATACCGTAGCCCATGAAAAAACATATGAAATGATCAATTGCTTTTGCCAAAAGTTTATAGAAAAAAATAACAGCCTCAACTGTTCTGAACTATTAGGGTGTGATCTTGCTCTAGCAAGTGAAAAAAGACTATTTGCAACTATGTGTAAAGGATATGTTCAAGATGCTGCAGAAATCATTAATAATCTATTAGACGAGTGA
- a CDS encoding HAD family hydrolase produces MNTIILDLDGTFLRSDKTISQQNINTIKKLIDLNKDIIIATARPPRRVYNQLPCELHNNKIIFLNGAVIHHNGKPIFNKHIAVDDFTTIYNLVRKYPDKGVIAVEYDQLYAMGNFESHIPKVFYTEVDELEYKETPKILVKVLDDTFREELLYHLPPNCNIVFTDNGTLAHIMHQSVSKRNAVQYLFDTYGGHFKNTICFGDDYNDMELFKECKVSVAMKNAISELKEISTHITSSNDEDGVSEFINTYYSLI; encoded by the coding sequence ATGAACACTATAATACTAGACTTAGACGGAACTTTCTTAAGAAGTGACAAGACCATATCACAACAGAATATTAATACAATCAAAAAATTAATAGATTTAAATAAAGATATTATTATTGCAACGGCTAGACCTCCAAGAAGAGTGTATAATCAACTTCCTTGTGAACTACATAATAATAAAATCATTTTCTTAAATGGGGCTGTAATTCATCACAATGGCAAACCCATTTTTAATAAACATATTGCTGTAGATGATTTTACGACCATTTATAACTTAGTAAGAAAATACCCTGATAAAGGGGTAATTGCTGTTGAGTATGATCAATTGTATGCCATGGGCAATTTTGAATCTCATATTCCTAAAGTGTTTTATACTGAAGTAGATGAATTAGAGTATAAAGAAACACCTAAAATTCTTGTCAAAGTTTTAGATGATACCTTTAGAGAAGAATTGCTTTATCATTTACCACCAAACTGTAATATCGTTTTTACTGATAATGGTACTTTGGCTCATATAATGCATCAATCTGTTTCAAAAAGAAATGCTGTTCAATATTTATTTGACACCTACGGCGGTCATTTTAAGAATACCATTTGTTTTGGTGATGATTATAACGATATGGAACTGTTTAAAGAGTGTAAGGTAAGTGTTGCAATGAAGAATGCCATAAGTGAATTAAAAGAAATTTCTACCCATATAACCAGTTCCAACGATGAAGATGGTGTAAGTGAATTTATAAATACTTATTACAGTCTTATATAA
- a CDS encoding sigma-70 family RNA polymerase sigma factor produces MEPDISKLILLIKKKKPSALEKIMNLYMNSVYGIAKSIIGTIGSEEDIEECVQDVFIDVWDNIDKYDAERGAFKTWIFILCKYKALNKKKSIEPTLQTVAINETHFSSDSLEKSLLSKEAKSEIIDAIKSLGKIDREVFVRRFLLEESINEICEFMNLSRQAVDNRLWRGKKLIRAILNSKERGHFYG; encoded by the coding sequence ATGGAGCCTGATATTAGCAAACTCATTCTTTTAATCAAGAAGAAAAAACCTAGTGCTTTAGAAAAAATTATGAACTTGTATATGAACTCTGTTTACGGCATAGCAAAAAGTATTATAGGGACCATTGGGTCAGAAGAAGATATTGAAGAATGTGTTCAAGATGTTTTTATAGATGTATGGGATAACATAGATAAATACGACGCAGAGAGAGGCGCCTTTAAGACTTGGATTTTTATTTTATGTAAGTATAAAGCCTTGAATAAGAAAAAATCAATTGAACCCACTTTACAAACCGTAGCCATAAATGAAACACATTTTAGTTCTGACTCATTAGAAAAAAGTCTTTTATCCAAAGAAGCAAAAAGCGAAATAATTGATGCAATCAAATCACTTGGAAAAATTGATAGAGAAGTATTTGTAAGAAGATTTCTATTAGAAGAAAGCATTAATGAGATTTGTGAATTTATGAATCTAAGCAGACAGGCCGTAGACAATCGATTATGGAGAGGTAAGAAACTAATTAGAGCGATTTTGAATTCTAAGGAAAGGGGACATTTTTATGGATAA
- a CDS encoding GNAT family N-acetyltransferase, producing MNTDVKIRLITKDELNQLINLYKHLHTDDPDIENTESIQELWYSIYNDPSIYCIVAEQKGLLISTCNITIIKNLTRNARPYGLIENVVTHSDYRNLGLGKKVLQKAIDIAKENNCYKVMLLTGSKKEETLHFYRSVGFKDDIKKGFIINF from the coding sequence TTGAACACTGATGTAAAAATAAGATTAATCACAAAAGATGAATTAAATCAATTAATAAATTTATACAAACATTTACATACGGACGACCCTGATATTGAAAACACTGAATCTATTCAAGAACTATGGTATAGCATATACAATGATCCAAGCATATATTGCATAGTAGCAGAACAAAAAGGCCTTCTTATTTCAACTTGTAATATTACAATCATTAAAAACTTAACCAGAAATGCACGGCCTTATGGATTAATCGAAAATGTTGTAACCCACTCTGATTATAGAAATCTTGGTCTTGGGAAAAAGGTATTACAAAAAGCCATTGATATTGCAAAAGAAAATAACTGTTATAAAGTAATGTTGCTCACTGGTTCTAAAAAAGAGGAAACCCTTCATTTCTATAGAAGTGTAGGCTTTAAAGACGATATAAAAAAAGGATTTATTATAAATTTTTAA
- a CDS encoding DUF6054 family protein gives MSSYNFKVKQTPLEALNFLKEGMDYDLIHEKVHTLDNGMYSIIVVYEKYFMRNSSRAALTVTINNFYGDTEIESVSAGASQGMFFRIDWGANDEFANSVKYLFREHIIN, from the coding sequence ATGAGTTCTTATAATTTTAAAGTCAAGCAAACACCTTTAGAAGCATTAAATTTTCTAAAAGAGGGTATGGATTATGATTTAATTCACGAAAAAGTACATACCTTAGACAACGGTATGTATTCTATTATTGTGGTATACGAAAAATACTTTATGAGAAATAGCAGTAGAGCTGCATTAACTGTGACCATTAATAACTTTTATGGTGATACTGAGATTGAATCTGTTTCAGCAGGAGCATCCCAAGGGATGTTTTTTAGAATCGACTGGGGCGCAAATGATGAGTTTGCTAATTCTGTGAAATATTTATTCAGAGAGCATATTATAAATTAA
- a CDS encoding NUDIX hydrolase: MELWDILDKDRNKTGKLIERGQHLKTGEYHLVVFAFIKNSKGELLISKRTPNKTYPNTWEITGGAAVTGDTSLTAIIREAKEELGINLEIDKGKIIKSFRCDVNHSYFADVWLFEQDINFDNIVCQPEEVSEAALVTKEELIALIKNNMFIQNDYVLECLELL, from the coding sequence ATGGAATTATGGGATATACTTGATAAAGACAGAAATAAAACAGGAAAACTCATTGAACGGGGTCAGCATTTGAAAACAGGTGAGTATCATCTCGTGGTATTTGCTTTTATAAAAAACTCAAAAGGAGAATTGCTTATTTCTAAACGCACACCCAATAAGACTTATCCTAATACCTGGGAGATAACAGGGGGAGCTGCTGTAACAGGAGATACTAGCTTAACTGCAATTATTAGGGAAGCAAAAGAAGAACTAGGCATTAATTTAGAGATTGATAAAGGGAAAATCATAAAAAGTTTTAGATGTGATGTCAATCATTCTTACTTTGCTGATGTTTGGTTATTCGAGCAAGATATCAATTTTGATAATATCGTCTGTCAACCTGAAGAAGTAAGTGAAGCAGCATTGGTGACTAAAGAAGAACTTATTGCACTAATAAAGAACAATATGTTTATTCAAAATGATTATGTTCTAGAATGTTTAGAGTTACTATGA
- a CDS encoding MFS transporter, producing MNPKNKVISQTFYTFFVNGLMALMIGSVMPFIIEEYVLSYAVAGLLISLHSFGNLSASFIAGFSIYRFGRKKSIVCLSSLIAIAFTGIILTNNIPLLYVLFYLTGLGRGSISNVNNGIINDIAVGKSGMLNLLHTFFAVGAFITPIVASFITGMGYSWKYVVIMGVFFAVSSVIVYSIMRMELINETDKESEEEVVESNPVPFYKNFDFYLAGALVFFYLGAENSVNGWLVTYFSDIGIMSTAYAQRLLSLLWVVIIIGRLTTAYLSRNLKAKSLILINSIGATVFFIILVLSRDLLIITVSLIAFGFFLAGVYPTTISSVGRIVKGSSAGIAVLLAFAGVGGTILPALTGAVAEKFGMAGGMILIAVDIILMLILAVMIRLRGNKVIV from the coding sequence GTGAATCCAAAAAATAAAGTTATATCACAAACATTTTATACCTTCTTCGTAAATGGACTTATGGCCCTTATGATTGGATCTGTTATGCCATTTATCATTGAAGAATATGTACTTAGTTACGCCGTTGCAGGACTTTTAATTTCATTGCATTCCTTTGGGAATCTATCAGCTAGTTTTATAGCAGGTTTTAGCATTTATCGTTTTGGTAGAAAAAAATCCATTGTATGTTTATCATCCCTTATTGCCATCGCATTTACTGGCATTATTCTAACCAATAATATTCCACTTCTATATGTTTTGTTTTATTTAACAGGACTGGGTAGAGGTAGTATAAGTAATGTAAACAATGGTATTATAAATGATATTGCCGTTGGAAAATCAGGAATGCTTAACTTATTACATACGTTTTTTGCCGTTGGGGCTTTTATCACGCCCATAGTTGCATCATTTATTACTGGAATGGGTTATAGCTGGAAATATGTGGTTATAATGGGTGTGTTTTTTGCTGTTTCAAGTGTGATTGTATATTCTATAATGAGAATGGAACTTATTAATGAAACTGACAAAGAATCAGAAGAAGAGGTGGTGGAGAGTAATCCCGTTCCTTTTTATAAGAACTTTGATTTTTATTTAGCTGGCGCATTGGTATTCTTTTATCTTGGAGCAGAGAATTCCGTAAATGGTTGGTTAGTAACCTACTTTAGCGATATTGGTATTATGAGTACTGCTTATGCTCAAAGGTTATTGTCTCTATTATGGGTCGTTATTATAATAGGTAGATTAACAACAGCTTACTTATCAAGAAACTTAAAAGCCAAAAGCTTAATTCTTATAAACTCTATTGGCGCTACAGTATTCTTTATTATTTTAGTTCTAAGTAGAGACCTTTTAATCATTACTGTTTCTCTTATAGCCTTTGGATTCTTTTTGGCAGGGGTTTATCCTACGACTATATCATCAGTAGGTAGAATCGTTAAAGGATCTAGTGCAGGAATCGCTGTTCTTCTTGCCTTTGCTGGCGTTGGTGGAACTATTTTACCAGCTCTTACAGGTGCAGTTGCAGAGAAATTTGGAATGGCAGGCGGTATGATATTAATTGCAGTTGATATTATTCTTATGCTAATTTTAGCAGTTATGATTAGATTAAGAGGGAATAAAGTTATTGTATAA
- a CDS encoding uridine kinase — MDFLISDIQKNLIANKNNIIGIDGGTGAGKSTILTELQLKLESLGLRVIPLSIDDFIHKRAIRYDTSQEEWYCFYKLQWRYNYLINEILAPAKAQEKLDKQIELYDKEKDQYNMVPLNANTPYIILLEGMFLQRNTLKRYFDYISFMDVPKEDRVERVLRRDTYIGNEAEIYNKYESRYFPAEDYYFKRYTPLKKAHSVIRSE; from the coding sequence TTGGATTTTTTAATCTCTGACATACAAAAGAATCTTATCGCTAATAAAAATAATATCATTGGCATAGATGGTGGTACTGGCGCAGGAAAATCTACTATTTTAACAGAATTACAATTAAAGCTAGAATCTTTAGGGTTAAGGGTTATTCCTTTAAGCATAGATGATTTCATTCATAAAAGAGCCATTCGATATGATACATCACAAGAGGAGTGGTACTGTTTTTACAAATTACAATGGCGTTACAATTATTTGATAAATGAAATACTAGCTCCTGCTAAAGCTCAGGAAAAACTTGATAAACAAATTGAACTTTATGACAAAGAAAAGGATCAATACAATATGGTTCCTCTTAATGCTAACACGCCATATATTATTTTATTAGAGGGTATGTTCCTCCAGCGGAATACATTGAAAAGATATTTTGATTACATTAGCTTTATGGATGTACCAAAAGAAGACAGAGTTGAAAGGGTTTTAAGACGGGATACCTATATTGGAAATGAAGCTGAGATTTATAATAAATATGAAAGTAGATACTTCCCTGCCGAGGACTATTACTTTAAAAGGTATACACCACTAAAAAAAGCGCATTCTGTCATAAGATCTGAATAA